One Corynebacterium yudongzhengii DNA window includes the following coding sequences:
- a CDS encoding TPM domain-containing protein, with the protein MKHSRARLFPRLLAATAAGAVVFLPASPALAAPGSTEVVAQAMLTEAVTDEAGILSADEVAEIEDAARRLQDEERLTLRVIFANDFGSQSPQEFTGAAVEASGGGNVGVFAVAVDTSQYGFYGGEAWSDQQLDNFNSGALTALQNRDFAGAPIAGVDEVTGSAAGEGGDGSGAGWLIAGGAGVVAVGGGAWWLTRRNKSKQLGDALKQSRELDHADTRAIAALPLSALEERAEEVIVATDESVRNAQEELKIASGEFGPERTRPFLRAVNQANSALQRAYQIRAQLNDSIPESEQEKRALYTEVISSCGQADQALDEQSDKFRELRNLLINASSKLDELTQKTVDLRARLEPATATLESLRAEYPAEVIDSINDNDEMARVALDEGEKALSQARHLQQRPAGQQGGLIDAIRDSERAVNLADDLLGGIEHAETNIATAKNGLPDLIAEVEDEIGEAGELKKAGRSAGSQVDWEALEKAVDQARTELEYARTEGATDPLSAYQQLMSADSELDDALDSARRGHQDQKRKLAVVDQQLATVASQIEGAEDLISSRGRVVGSEARTHLAEAKRMFAQAQHLRTKDTHAANRFARGAGVAAQKSVSSVRADLQRYQQQHRRDNGNGTGGMIAGMVIGSLLSGGGRGGFGGGFGGGGGFGGGGGGGGFRGGGF; encoded by the coding sequence ATGAAACACTCGCGCGCACGTCTTTTCCCCCGCCTGCTGGCCGCCACCGCCGCGGGCGCGGTTGTTTTCTTGCCCGCATCCCCCGCCCTCGCGGCCCCCGGCTCCACGGAAGTAGTCGCACAGGCGATGCTCACGGAGGCCGTCACCGATGAGGCCGGCATCCTGTCTGCCGACGAGGTCGCCGAGATCGAGGACGCCGCCCGGCGGCTGCAGGACGAAGAGCGGCTGACCCTGCGCGTGATTTTTGCCAACGACTTCGGCTCCCAGTCCCCGCAGGAGTTCACGGGCGCCGCCGTCGAGGCCTCCGGTGGGGGCAACGTCGGGGTGTTCGCGGTGGCCGTCGATACGAGCCAGTACGGCTTCTACGGCGGCGAGGCGTGGAGCGACCAGCAGCTCGACAACTTCAACTCCGGCGCGCTCACCGCCCTGCAGAACCGTGACTTCGCGGGCGCCCCCATCGCGGGCGTCGACGAGGTGACAGGTTCCGCCGCCGGCGAGGGGGGCGACGGCAGCGGTGCCGGCTGGCTGATCGCCGGCGGCGCCGGCGTGGTGGCCGTAGGTGGCGGCGCGTGGTGGCTGACGCGCCGGAACAAGTCGAAGCAGCTCGGCGACGCCCTCAAGCAGTCCCGCGAGCTGGATCACGCGGATACCCGGGCGATCGCGGCGCTGCCGCTCTCGGCGTTGGAGGAGCGTGCGGAGGAGGTCATCGTCGCCACCGACGAATCCGTGCGCAACGCCCAGGAGGAGCTGAAGATCGCCTCCGGCGAGTTCGGCCCCGAGCGCACCCGCCCATTCTTGCGCGCGGTCAACCAGGCGAACTCCGCACTCCAGCGCGCTTACCAGATCCGCGCGCAGCTCAACGACTCCATCCCAGAATCCGAGCAGGAAAAGCGCGCGCTCTACACCGAGGTCATCTCCTCGTGCGGCCAGGCGGACCAAGCGCTCGACGAGCAGTCCGACAAGTTCCGCGAGCTGCGCAACCTGCTCATCAACGCCTCGTCCAAGCTGGACGAGCTCACGCAGAAGACCGTGGACCTGCGCGCCCGCTTAGAGCCTGCCACCGCGACCCTGGAGTCCTTGCGCGCCGAGTACCCAGCCGAAGTTATCGACAGCATCAACGACAACGACGAGATGGCCCGCGTCGCCCTCGACGAAGGCGAGAAGGCCCTCTCCCAGGCACGTCACCTGCAGCAGCGGCCGGCCGGGCAGCAGGGCGGGCTTATCGACGCCATCCGCGACTCCGAGCGCGCCGTCAACCTAGCCGACGACCTGCTCGGCGGCATCGAGCACGCCGAGACCAACATCGCCACCGCGAAGAACGGCCTGCCCGATCTCATCGCCGAGGTCGAAGACGAAATCGGCGAGGCCGGCGAACTCAAAAAGGCCGGACGCTCCGCCGGCTCGCAGGTCGACTGGGAGGCTTTGGAGAAAGCCGTCGACCAGGCCCGCACGGAGCTCGAATACGCCCGCACCGAGGGCGCCACCGACCCGTTGAGCGCTTATCAGCAGCTCATGTCTGCGGACTCCGAACTTGACGACGCCCTCGACTCCGCCCGCCGAGGCCACCAGGACCAGAAGCGCAAACTCGCCGTGGTCGACCAACAACTGGCGACCGTGGCCTCCCAGATCGAAGGCGCCGAAGACCTCATCTCCTCGCGCGGACGCGTGGTCGGCTCCGAAGCGCGCACCCACCTCGCCGAGGCCAAGCGCATGTTCGCCCAGGCCCAGCATTTGCGCACCAAAGACACCCACGCCGCCAACCGCTTCGCCCGCGGCGCGGGCGTCGCCGCCCAGAAGTCCGTCTCCAGCGTGCGCGCCGACCTCCAGCGCTACCAGCAACAACACCGCCGCGACAACGGAAACGGTACCGGCGGTATGATCGCCGGCATGGTGATCGGCTCCCTGCTCTCCGGCGGCGGACGCGGCGGCTTCGGCGGAGGCTTCGGCGGGGGCGGCGGCTTCGGTGGTGGTGGCGGAGGCGGCGGCTTCCGCGGCGGCGGGTTCTGA